The Virgibacillus siamensis sequence CAGTTATTACGTTATTATTCTACTTAAAAATACTTTCAAAGAAGTTCCGGATAGCGTTAAAGATGTCTTTAAAAAATGTCTCCACTTTGTTCCAGAACCCTTCATCATTAACGATTTCGTTGAATTTGTCTTTTACGCTGGATGCAATATCATCCAGCTGTGATGCAACTTTGTCAAAATTAATGTCAAGGTTGCGCATTTTTTCAAACAAGTCCACCAGCATTTGCCGGTCAGCATCACTCAATGAAATCTCAAGCTTATTCAACTGTTCTTTTACAATTTGTTCTATTTCTTCTTTGGTAGCAGGATCTTGTTTGGCTATTTCTTTTTTGATTTCTGTTAACAATTCACTGACCTTTTCCTGACTCAATCCTTCATTGTTGGCAAGGTCTGTTGCAACACCAAGTTCTTCGTCTGCCACCTGCATACGGTCTTTATCAAGTTGTACGCCTTGTGCATCATATGCCTTATAGATTCCTGTCAATGCTGAGTGCCCGCTGACCTTTATCGGTGATGCAACATCAACCGTTGCATTTTCCACGCCGGCAGTCAATAGTGCATTCGCGTACATTTCCGGTGTTACCTGCGTAATATTGTCCGGTGTCACAATATTGATATCAAGTCCGTGACCTTCTTCCTCACGGGTGATTTTAGCAGAAGAATACATATTGGAATTTGGATTTCCATTAATGTATTTTGCAATATCCTCACCTGTAACGGTATATTCCTCCACATTTGCTGCATCCTGGACATCAAGCAATTCTCTGACTTCCTGTTCTTGGGAGTCTGATAATGTTTCGCCATATACTACAATCGGAACACCAAGTTTTTCATTAATTCCGTCCCCTGTTGCAAAAACAGATCCGGTAAATCCTGCTGCCAGAACGATTGCCATCATCCATATAAAACTTACTCTTACCAAGTTTTTATTCATGTCCATACTCCTTTAGTTTTTCAAATTACTACCTACATTATAAAGCTTTCAATCAAATATGAATAGATTTTTCCGGAATTGTTTTAATCCCTGCCGTACGGGAATCAGCTAATGAGCATTTTTGTTTCATTTCGTATATTACTGCTATATATTTAGGGTAACGAAATAAATTTGGAAAGAAGGGATTTGTTATTCCAGAACAAAATCCTAACATTAAACGCAATTTAATCATTATGTGGTTTGCGAATTTTTTTGTTGCCGGGAGCATTACGATGGTACTTCCATTTATCTCCCTCTACATTGAAGAATTCGGGGTATTCCCGGATTCGTACGTACAGTCCTGGTCCGGGTGGATTTTTGGGATTACCTTTGTGACAGCTTTCATTTTTTCACCAATCTGGGGGCGTATCGGTGATAAATACGGCCGAAAAAACATCCTGATCCTTTCAGCAGCCGGATTAGGAGTCTCTGTTCTGCTGATGGGATTCGCCAATTCCGTCTGGGAACTTTTTTTATTGCGGTTGTTCATGGGGGTTTTCACCGGTTTCATCCCAATGTCACAAGCGATGATTTCTACCCAGACACCGAAAAAGATTGCCGGGCAAGTACTTGGAACCTTGCAAACAGGCAGTATTACAGGGGCTCTGATGGGACCGATGCTTGGCGGAGCACTTGCCGATGTATTTGGGTATGCTTCCACGTTTAGATGGACTTCCATCACCATTATCGCTTCCGGATTGATTGTATTTTTCGGCGTCAAAGAATTGCTTGTCCAAAAAGATGATACGGAAAAAGAATATAAATCTTACACATCCAAAGAAGTTATGCTGCATGTGATCAGGAACCCGGTATTGCTGATTGCCATGCTTATCTCAGCCCTTGTACAGATTGCCCACTTCAGTATTCAGCCAATTTTATCATTATATGTAGCTGAAATTCATGGCCCGGCTAATATTGCATTCTTTTCAGGGGTTGCCTTTTCTGCTGCGGGTCTTGGCAATCTGCTGATGGCAAAACGGTGGGGAAAACTTGGAGACCGGATTGGCTACACAAAAATTATGATCTTTTTATTATTTATGGCCGGAATCGTATATTTCCCGGGAGCATTTGTCACCAACATCTGGGAACTTGTAGTTTTACGATTTTTACTTGGCATCTCAATTGGCGGACTTGTTCCGGTTCGGATTGCATATATCAGGCAGGAGGCACCATTATCCATGCAGGGTGAAGTGCTTGGGTATAATACGAGCCTGCGTTTCCTCGGAAATATTATCGGTCCCGCACTTGGCGGTATCGTTTCCGGGTTTTATGGTTTTACAGGAGTCTTTTTTGTCACAAGCGCTCTGCTGATTCTTGGTGGCATCATTATGCTGCTTGCATGGTACCGGCATGAATATGAGAGAAAACAACCCCGCCATTTGTCATCGACTCGGGGACAGACGTAAAACTTCGTCCAAAATGATTGATTATTGCTATCGAATATGCTAAAACTAACAGAGTCAATATTTTTTAAGCAGAAAGAAAGTGATAGCAATGGGTATAGTCGTTGTTGAGATTTGTGACGGAAATGCAATCACTGCTTTAGATATAGAAGGAATCATTGAAAAGGAATTTCCCGAAGTTGCAGTTTTGATGAATGAATGCTTATCATATTGCGGTCTTTGCAGGGTGAAACCTTATGCACTGGTCAATAATAAACGCGTTTTCGGCAACACACCCGAAGAATGCCTGGACAAAATTCGCACAGCAATCAAAGAAGAACTGGCTGTTTATCAATAATCAGCCAGTTCTTTATTTTTGTCGAAAGTCCTGTGTTCGATGATTTTCAACATTTCCCGTCAATATATTTCCCGGGAAATATGTCGAATGAATTTCCTTACAAACTTGCTTTTAAAATTTGAAACGAATCATGTCGTGTAAGTTTTTTAAATTTACCGTATGCCGGTTTCGCTTCCACACTTTTATCTGCAATAGCTTCTATTTCTTCTTCTGTCAGGTTATATTCCGACAAGTTTTGCGGTGCACCAAGAAGATTCCAGAAATTGCGCA is a genomic window containing:
- a CDS encoding YuzB family protein; the protein is MGIVVVEICDGNAITALDIEGIIEKEFPEVAVLMNECLSYCGLCRVKPYALVNNKRVFGNTPEECLDKIRTAIKEELAVYQ
- a CDS encoding MFS transporter, which encodes MWFANFFVAGSITMVLPFISLYIEEFGVFPDSYVQSWSGWIFGITFVTAFIFSPIWGRIGDKYGRKNILILSAAGLGVSVLLMGFANSVWELFLLRLFMGVFTGFIPMSQAMISTQTPKKIAGQVLGTLQTGSITGALMGPMLGGALADVFGYASTFRWTSITIIASGLIVFFGVKELLVQKDDTEKEYKSYTSKEVMLHVIRNPVLLIAMLISALVQIAHFSIQPILSLYVAEIHGPANIAFFSGVAFSAAGLGNLLMAKRWGKLGDRIGYTKIMIFLLFMAGIVYFPGAFVTNIWELVVLRFLLGISIGGLVPVRIAYIRQEAPLSMQGEVLGYNTSLRFLGNIIGPALGGIVSGFYGFTGVFFVTSALLILGGIIMLLAWYRHEYERKQPRHLSSTRGQT
- a CDS encoding DUF1002 domain-containing protein, whose amino-acid sequence is MNKNLVRVSFIWMMAIVLAAGFTGSVFATGDGINEKLGVPIVVYGETLSDSQEQEVRELLDVQDAANVEEYTVTGEDIAKYINGNPNSNMYSSAKITREEEGHGLDINIVTPDNITQVTPEMYANALLTAGVENATVDVASPIKVSGHSALTGIYKAYDAQGVQLDKDRMQVADEELGVATDLANNEGLSQEKVSELLTEIKKEIAKQDPATKEEIEQIVKEQLNKLEISLSDADRQMLVDLFEKMRNLDINFDKVASQLDDIASSVKDKFNEIVNDEGFWNKVETFFKDIFNAIRNFFESIFK